The following are from one region of the Methanomassiliicoccales archaeon LGM-DZ1 genome:
- a CDS encoding diaminobutyrate--2-oxoglutarate transaminase family protein, protein MQNNRYFVEHQNEYESSARSYPRKFPIAIKSAKGSWIEDADGRKYIDFLNGAGTLALGHNDDEVNRTMVDLIQSGAALHTLDLATPVKDRFVDALLSIIPKELASRAKVQFCSPSGTDAVDAAIKLCKTATGRGTVIAFSGGFHGMGHGALALTGELHPKEHVQNLMPGVQFMPYPYSYRCPMGIGGEAGTRACINYFERFLKDTNSGVTRPAAVILEAIQGEGGVIPAPDEFLQAVRRVTKELGIPLICDEIQCGMGRSGNVFAFEHSGIVPDVILISKAVGGSQPLSVVVYDKDLDKWGPGAHTGTFRGNQLAMAAGTVVIRRISDPAFLAEVTRKGEYMMGRLRKLQKEVSIIGDVRGRGLMYGIELIDPRGPKDLMGVPEPSGDIAARVQRLCFENGLIMERGGRNGAVMRCLCALNIPDSDIEKAMAVLEKVIRQVDADARV, encoded by the coding sequence CGATTTCCTCAACGGGGCCGGGACCCTTGCGCTCGGGCACAACGACGACGAGGTGAACCGGACGATGGTCGACCTGATCCAGTCGGGAGCCGCGCTCCATACCCTGGACCTTGCGACCCCTGTCAAGGACAGGTTCGTCGATGCCCTCCTCTCCATCATCCCCAAAGAGCTCGCTTCCAGGGCCAAAGTGCAGTTCTGCTCCCCTTCGGGCACTGACGCCGTGGATGCCGCGATCAAGCTCTGCAAGACCGCCACCGGCAGGGGCACCGTCATCGCCTTCTCCGGCGGGTTCCACGGCATGGGGCACGGCGCCCTCGCCCTCACCGGGGAGCTCCACCCCAAGGAGCACGTGCAGAACCTCATGCCCGGGGTCCAGTTCATGCCCTATCCGTACTCCTACCGCTGCCCGATGGGCATCGGCGGCGAGGCGGGGACCAGGGCCTGCATCAATTACTTCGAGAGGTTCCTCAAGGACACCAACAGCGGGGTCACCAGGCCCGCCGCCGTGATCCTCGAGGCCATCCAGGGAGAAGGAGGCGTGATCCCCGCTCCCGACGAGTTCCTGCAGGCCGTCCGCAGGGTCACCAAGGAGCTCGGGATCCCCCTCATCTGCGACGAGATCCAGTGCGGGATGGGGCGCTCCGGGAACGTATTCGCCTTCGAGCACTCCGGCATCGTCCCCGACGTCATCCTCATCTCCAAGGCCGTAGGGGGATCGCAGCCCCTGTCCGTGGTCGTCTACGACAAGGACCTCGACAAATGGGGCCCCGGGGCGCACACCGGGACCTTCCGCGGAAACCAGCTGGCGATGGCGGCGGGGACCGTCGTGATCAGGAGGATCAGCGACCCCGCTTTCCTGGCCGAGGTGACCCGCAAGGGAGAGTACATGATGGGCCGCCTCAGGAAGCTCCAGAAGGAGGTCTCCATCATCGGCGACGTCCGCGGCCGCGGCCTGATGTACGGCATCGAGCTCATCGACCCCCGCGGGCCGAAGGACCTGATGGGCGTTCCCGAGCCCAGCGGGGACATCGCCGCCCGCGTGCAGAGGCTGTGCTTCGAGAACGGTCTCATCATGGAGAGGGGCGGGAGGAACGGCGCCGTCATGAGGTGCCTCTGCGCGCTCAACATACCCGATTCCGACATCGAGAAGGCAATGGCCGTCCTCGAGAAGGTCATCAGGCAGGTGGACGCCGATGCCCGCGTCTGA